A single region of the Syngnathus acus chromosome 6, fSynAcu1.2, whole genome shotgun sequence genome encodes:
- the LOC119125001 gene encoding tyrosine-protein kinase CSK-like isoform X1, translated as MAKTPWPNGTECMARDSFKGSLEHHLPFHGGDLLTIVATTQDPEWCIAKNEAGREGTVPTSHIQKRRRNVAPVENPNELNLMPWFHGKITRDQAEDLLSPPEKGLFLVRESTNYPGDYTLCLSTDDRVEHYHIKYGNGKLSIDEEVYFSNLIQLVEHYKSSSDGLCTCLINPKLEGKTVAAQNEFLRGGWVMNRKELKLLKTIGGGEFGEVKLAEYNKKQVAVKSLKNNPTAQAFIAEASVMIQLSHNNLVKLLGVITEEDGGLLIITEYMRKGTLVDYLRSRGRTVLTSVTLMNFALDVCEAMVYLESNNFVHRDLAARNVLLSEELIAKISDFGLTKKVSSLEHTNLLPVKWTSPEALKEKKFSTKSDVWSFGILLWEIYSFGRMPYPKIESKNVGPLLEKGYRMPSPDGCPEVIYEIMNHRCWQLNPEFRPTFKLLKEWLLGVKKDLRQMGTQL; from the exons ATGGCAAAG ACTCCATGGCCCAATGGTACAGAGTGTATGGCAAGAGACAGCTTTAAAGGCTCATTGGAGCACCACCTCCCCTTTCATGGAGGAGATCTATTAACTATTGTTGCGACAACACAG GATCCAGAGTGGTGTATAGCTAAAAATGAAGCAGGTCGTGAAGGAACAGTTCCCACCAGCCACATTCAGAAACGCCGTCGGAACGTTGCACCTGTGGAAAATCCCAACGAGCTCAATCTTATGCC ATGGTTCCATGGCAAAATAACACGGGACCAGGCTGAGGACTTGCTCTCCCCACCGGAGAAGGGCCTATTCTTGGTGAGAGAGAGCACCAACTATCCAGGGGACTACACACTGTGTTTGAGCACCGACGACAGAGTGGAGCACTACCACATTAAATACGGCAACGGCAAGCTTTCCATCGATGAGGAAGTCTACTTTAGCAACCTCATCCAGCTGGTTGAG CACTACAAAAGCAGTTCTGATGGGCTGTGCACTTGTCTAATCAATCCAAAATTGGAAGGGAAAACTGTAGCTGCCCAAAATGAATTTTTGAGAG GTGGTTGGGTGATGAACAGAAAGGAACTGAAGTTACTGAAGACCATTGGAGGGGGCGAGTTCGGAG aagTCAAGTTGGCTGAGTACAATAAGAAGCAAGTCGCTGTGAAGAGCCTCAAAAATAATCCCACAGCGCAGGCCTTTATTGCAGAGGCCTCTGTCATGAT ACAATTAAGTCACAATAACTTGGTGAAGCTGCTTGGAGTGATTACAGAGGAGGACGGCGGTTTGCTCATTATTACTGAATATATGAGAAAG gGTACCTTGGTGGACTACCTGCGTTCTAGAGGACGGACGGTCCTCACTAGTGTTACTCTTATGAATTTTGCACT AGACGTCTGTGAGGCCATGGTGTATTTGGAGTCTAATAACTTTGTGCACCGAGACCTTGCAGCGCGTAATGTTCTCCTATCAGAGGAGCTCATTGCTAAAATCAGTGACTTTGGTTTGACCAAGAAGGTGTCTTCTCTTGAGCATACCAACCTACTGCCAGTCAAATGGACATCACCGGAAGCTCTCAAAGAAAAG AAATTCTCCACCAAATCAGATGTTTGGAGTTTTGGTATTTTGCTTTGGGAGATTTACTCGTTTGGTCGAATGCCATACCCGAAAATT GAATCAAAAAATGTGGGGCCTCTTTTGGAGAAGGGATACCGGATGCCTTCTCCGGACGGGTGTCCCGAAGTAATTTACGAAATCATGAATCACAGATGCTGGCAGTTGAACCCTGAATTTCGACCAACATTTAAATTGTTGAAAGAGTGGCTATTGGGTGTAAAAAAAGATCTCCGACAAATGGGCACACAGCTCTGA
- the LOC119125001 gene encoding tyrosine-protein kinase CSK-like isoform X2, which produces MCHPILPEVTFTRIQDPEWCIAKNEAGREGTVPTSHIQKRRRNVAPVENPNELNLMPWFHGKITRDQAEDLLSPPEKGLFLVRESTNYPGDYTLCLSTDDRVEHYHIKYGNGKLSIDEEVYFSNLIQLVEHYKSSSDGLCTCLINPKLEGKTVAAQNEFLRGGWVMNRKELKLLKTIGGGEFGEVKLAEYNKKQVAVKSLKNNPTAQAFIAEASVMIQLSHNNLVKLLGVITEEDGGLLIITEYMRKGTLVDYLRSRGRTVLTSVTLMNFALDVCEAMVYLESNNFVHRDLAARNVLLSEELIAKISDFGLTKKVSSLEHTNLLPVKWTSPEALKEKKFSTKSDVWSFGILLWEIYSFGRMPYPKIESKNVGPLLEKGYRMPSPDGCPEVIYEIMNHRCWQLNPEFRPTFKLLKEWLLGVKKDLRQMGTQL; this is translated from the exons GATCCAGAGTGGTGTATAGCTAAAAATGAAGCAGGTCGTGAAGGAACAGTTCCCACCAGCCACATTCAGAAACGCCGTCGGAACGTTGCACCTGTGGAAAATCCCAACGAGCTCAATCTTATGCC ATGGTTCCATGGCAAAATAACACGGGACCAGGCTGAGGACTTGCTCTCCCCACCGGAGAAGGGCCTATTCTTGGTGAGAGAGAGCACCAACTATCCAGGGGACTACACACTGTGTTTGAGCACCGACGACAGAGTGGAGCACTACCACATTAAATACGGCAACGGCAAGCTTTCCATCGATGAGGAAGTCTACTTTAGCAACCTCATCCAGCTGGTTGAG CACTACAAAAGCAGTTCTGATGGGCTGTGCACTTGTCTAATCAATCCAAAATTGGAAGGGAAAACTGTAGCTGCCCAAAATGAATTTTTGAGAG GTGGTTGGGTGATGAACAGAAAGGAACTGAAGTTACTGAAGACCATTGGAGGGGGCGAGTTCGGAG aagTCAAGTTGGCTGAGTACAATAAGAAGCAAGTCGCTGTGAAGAGCCTCAAAAATAATCCCACAGCGCAGGCCTTTATTGCAGAGGCCTCTGTCATGAT ACAATTAAGTCACAATAACTTGGTGAAGCTGCTTGGAGTGATTACAGAGGAGGACGGCGGTTTGCTCATTATTACTGAATATATGAGAAAG gGTACCTTGGTGGACTACCTGCGTTCTAGAGGACGGACGGTCCTCACTAGTGTTACTCTTATGAATTTTGCACT AGACGTCTGTGAGGCCATGGTGTATTTGGAGTCTAATAACTTTGTGCACCGAGACCTTGCAGCGCGTAATGTTCTCCTATCAGAGGAGCTCATTGCTAAAATCAGTGACTTTGGTTTGACCAAGAAGGTGTCTTCTCTTGAGCATACCAACCTACTGCCAGTCAAATGGACATCACCGGAAGCTCTCAAAGAAAAG AAATTCTCCACCAAATCAGATGTTTGGAGTTTTGGTATTTTGCTTTGGGAGATTTACTCGTTTGGTCGAATGCCATACCCGAAAATT GAATCAAAAAATGTGGGGCCTCTTTTGGAGAAGGGATACCGGATGCCTTCTCCGGACGGGTGTCCCGAAGTAATTTACGAAATCATGAATCACAGATGCTGGCAGTTGAACCCTGAATTTCGACCAACATTTAAATTGTTGAAAGAGTGGCTATTGGGTGTAAAAAAAGATCTCCGACAAATGGGCACACAGCTCTGA